The following are from one region of the Apostichopus japonicus isolate 1M-3 chromosome 17, ASM3797524v1, whole genome shotgun sequence genome:
- the LOC139984678 gene encoding doublecortin domain-containing protein 2-like, which yields MAATTAQSNAINIHVFRNGDSHYKGRKFVVNHKQTRNFDSFLSMVTTGVRPQNGAVRKLYTPTNGHKVDDLSRLENNKFYVAAGTERFRRVQYFSIGRPDGQRQVSILQRSVKPVAHSRIKVSAKIRKPADGPKTIHVYRNGDTLYPSVRLLLTKRMLSNWDVVLQVVTDRVNLINGAVRKLWHMDGSKVMELSEIESEGSYVASGQERFKKVAYGINGPLEPSSPRIKRPAPPKQKPVISRKPTKVPPKVTPPRKVPKKPAQPKPERKKKKEKTAEQKEAETVFLSKPSIVKRSREKDVLDFGEGEAGVFKAKEGRKETRGASEIQDTQETAVDLPIDQVTAEEVEDEADREDADPPPVPDEDEKDDSFGNSFSGVKEDLQGPPDSRRSAEEIENNNNNSNLFEETSEPTREKSVLVEENNNDDTVKEDKDIAGENDDDVRGNGEITFEPKNTELFEEQGEEEIAEEVIEEGEVVGSSEKVGEEVIDREKSLTAEEQNVNQNGNNSTVASPVDREDGVPGEHQTSVAKERHFSRENTNNSNVAVQDSNQEVIPNKRESPELDGTVVDDQRGDAGEDGNADGRGEETNIEDEIEEYEEIETIEDVPILGEEYANVIEDDTRGDDDVNENVDLDDKLLKEGDEIIIEDVPILGEDSGSVQDETEAGEEEGGWENKLEKEGDEVITEDVPILGEDSAVDESREALTFNVEEKDQNW from the exons ATGGCGGCTACAACAGCACAGTCAAATGCTATTAATATCCATGTATTCCGAAATGGAGATTCTCATTATAAAGGACGTAAATTTGTCGTAAATCACAAACAGACAAGAAACTTTGATTCATTCCTGTCCATGGTGACAACTGGCGTGAGGCCACAAAATGGAGCAGTAAGAAAACTCTATACGCCGACTAATGGTCATAAAGTCGACGACCTGTCAAGGCTCGAAAATAATAAGTTTTATGTCGCAGCTGGAACTGAAAGATTTAGAAGAGTGCA ATATTTTTCCATCGGCCGTCCAGATGGTCAAAGACAAGTCAGCATTCTACAAAGG TCAGTCAAACCAGTTGCACATAGTCGGATTAAAGTCTCAGCCAAAATCAGGAAGCCGGCTGATGGACCTAAAACAATCCA TGTGTACAGGAATGGTGACACCCTGTACCCAAGCGTCCGATTACTTCTCACAAAGAGGATGTTATCGAATTGGGACGTGGTGCTGCAAGTTGTCACAGACAGGGTGAATCTCATCAATGGAGCCGTTCGAAA ACTTTGGCACATGGACGGAAGCAAGGTGATGGAGCTAAGTGAAATCGAAAGTGAGGGTTCCTATGTTGCATCGGGACAAGAAAGATTTAAGAAAGTTGCTTATGGCATCAACGGTCCTCTGGAACCATCTTCTCCACGGATAAAGAG acctGCTCCACCAAAACAGAAGCCAGTGATCTCGAGAAAACCGACCAAAGTACCACCG AAGGTAACACCGCCCAGAAAAGTACCAAAGAAACCAGCTCAACCAAAACCGGAacggaagaagaagaaagaaaagaccGCGGAGCAGAAAGAAGCTGAGACAGTCTTCCTCTCCAAACCTTCCATAGTCAAGAGGAGTCGAGAAAAGGACGTCTTAGATTTTGGAGAAG GCGAAGCAGGTGTCTTTAAGGCAAAGGAAGGCCGCAAGGAGACCAGAGGTGCCTCGGAGATACAGGACACTCAAGAGACGGCCGTGGATCTCCCCATCGACCAAGTCACGGCGGAGGAAGTCGAAGACGAAGCAGACAGAGAGGATGCAGACCCACCTCCAGTTCCAGATGAGGATGAGAAAGATGACAGCTTTGGGAATTCCTTCTCTGGGGTGAAGGAGGACCTCCAAGGACCTCCCGACTCAAGAAGATCTGCAGAAGAGATtgagaacaacaacaacaacagtaacCTATTCGAAGAGACGTCGGAGCCAACGAgagagaagagtgtcctcgtgGAGGAGAACAATAACGACGACACCGTAAAGGAAGACAAAGACATCGCGGGAGAAAATGACGACGATGTCAGAGGAAACGGCGAAATCACGTTCGAGCCGAAAAATACAGAGTTATTCGAAGAACAGGGGGAAGAAGAGATTGCTGAGGAAGTGATCGAGGAAGGAGAGGTTGTGGGTTCTTCGGAAAAGGTCGGAGAGGAAGTCATCGACAGAGAAAAATCTCTCACTGCGGAGGAACAA AACGTAAATCAAAACGGCAACAATTCAACCGTTGCTTCACCTGTGGATAGAGAAGACGGAGTGCCAGGTGAACACCAAACATCCGTTGCAAAAGAGAGACATTTTAGTAGAGAAAACACAAACAACAGCAATGTGGCTGTACAAGATTCTAACCAAGAAGTTATACCAAATAAGAGAGAAAGCCCAGAATTGGATGGCACGGTCGTTGACGACCAAAGGGGAGATGCAGGGGAGGATGGCAATGCGGACGGAAGAGGAGAGGAGACGAACATCGAGGATGAAATTGAAGAGTACGAAGAAATAGAAACGATCGAGGACGTTCCAATCTTAGGTGAGGAATATGCTAATGTTATAGAGGATGACACGAGAGGCGATGACGATGTGAATGAAAATGTGGATTTGGATGACAAGCTGCTGAAAGAAGGAGATGAAATTATCATCGAAGACGTACCGATTCTCGGTGAAGACTCGGGGAGCGTGCAGGACGAGACGGAGGCAGGAGAGGAGGAGGGTGGTTGGGAgaataaattagaaaaagaGGGGGACGAGGTCATCACGGAGGATGTACCCATCTTAGGAGAAGATTCGGCAGTGGACGAAAGCCGGGAAGCTCTGACATTCAACGTGGAGGAGAAAGATCAAAATTGGTAA